A window of the Dongshaea marina genome harbors these coding sequences:
- a CDS encoding permease, giving the protein MFVFLAAELTILFIAISYLVGVLQEFITPEKIQSILSSRKGKGYVIAALLGSITPFCSCSTIPFLKGLLRARAGFGPMLVFLFSSPLLNPVIIGLFVVTFGIKVALFYFLVAMLVSISAGLLLEKLGFERYVRKEAYEETATPSGCGTSKTSSGCGCDSAPKVSTSHCESVRDPSKASDCAGSVTMNLSGEAVLTIKEESRWLRVWRTTWKDFKQVLPYLLAGILLGSFIYGFIPTDLIAQYAGAGHWYAIPIAAVIGIPLYIRAEAVIPLSAALVKKGMAMGSVMALIIGSAGASLTEVILLKSIFKNQMIAAFLTVILTMAIGAGYLYSYLFA; this is encoded by the coding sequence ATGTTTGTTTTCTTAGCCGCAGAGCTTACCATTTTGTTCATTGCCATCAGCTATCTGGTTGGTGTGCTTCAGGAGTTCATCACTCCTGAAAAGATCCAATCGATCTTAAGCTCACGCAAAGGCAAAGGCTATGTGATTGCTGCGCTGCTCGGCTCAATCACTCCATTTTGCTCCTGCTCGACCATCCCCTTTCTCAAGGGGCTACTTCGTGCTCGAGCGGGCTTTGGACCTATGCTGGTATTCCTCTTCAGCAGTCCACTGCTCAACCCGGTGATCATAGGCCTGTTTGTAGTGACCTTTGGGATCAAAGTCGCACTCTTCTATTTCCTGGTTGCCATGCTGGTCTCTATCAGTGCCGGCTTACTCCTGGAAAAGCTGGGCTTTGAAAGGTATGTACGCAAAGAGGCTTATGAGGAAACCGCAACTCCTTCGGGCTGTGGCACTTCAAAAACGAGTTCCGGATGTGGCTGTGATTCAGCGCCTAAGGTGAGTACTTCACACTGTGAGTCAGTGCGTGATCCGAGCAAGGCTTCAGATTGTGCGGGCTCAGTTACGATGAACCTGAGCGGGGAAGCTGTATTGACTATCAAAGAGGAGAGTCGCTGGCTTCGGGTCTGGCGTACAACCTGGAAGGACTTTAAGCAGGTACTGCCTTACCTGCTGGCAGGAATTTTACTCGGATCTTTCATTTACGGCTTTATCCCCACGGATCTGATTGCGCAATACGCAGGGGCTGGTCATTGGTATGCGATTCCCATTGCGGCTGTGATCGGCATCCCGCTGTATATTCGTGCCGAAGCTGTGATCCCCCTGAGTGCGGCCCTGGTCAAGAAAGGGATGGCGATGGGCTCTGTGATGGCACTGATCATCGGTAGTGCCGGAGCCAGCCTCACCGAGGTGATCCTTCTGAAATCTATTTTTAAGAATCAGATGATTGCCGCCTTTTTGACCGTGATCCTGACAATGGCGATCGGTGCAGGCTACCTGTATAGCTACCTGTTTGCCTGA
- a CDS encoding ArsR/SmtB family transcription factor: MNIEIAANALKELGHPTRLTIYKCVVKAGYQGISVGGIQAQLNIPASTLSHHISGLVSAGLVSQRRESRTLYCVAQYQYLDSVINFLVEECCIHEPGEQHHRPGIKPSKA, translated from the coding sequence ATGAATATTGAGATCGCGGCTAATGCACTCAAGGAGTTGGGTCACCCGACGAGGCTGACCATCTACAAATGCGTGGTGAAGGCTGGATACCAGGGGATCTCAGTGGGCGGGATCCAGGCCCAGCTGAACATTCCAGCCTCAACCCTGTCTCATCATATTTCGGGCCTTGTCTCTGCTGGCCTTGTCAGTCAGAGAAGAGAGAGCAGAACCCTGTATTGTGTTGCCCAATACCAATACCTGGACTCAGTGATCAACTTTCTTGTTGAGGAGTGCTGTATTCACGAGCCGGGCGAGCAGCACCACCGGCCAGGCATTAAGCCCTCAAAGGCCTGA
- a CDS encoding TetR/AcrR family transcriptional regulator, whose protein sequence is MKKGRPLTFNPDIALSKAMELFWKKGFEATSTADLMQAMGLSKSSLYQKFGSKQQLFEQCLDLYIKNENAIFHECIENASSAKAAILEMTRLIAFPAEQSKNSKGCFFVNSICELSEDSTAKLVSSRIAKEMERTRQAIEGLLAQAQSEGEMCNTKSPKELSSLLMTFIIGLKVINKMEASPETVNSLVEQIHEILA, encoded by the coding sequence ATGAAAAAAGGCAGACCCCTCACATTCAACCCCGATATCGCACTCTCAAAAGCGATGGAGCTCTTTTGGAAAAAAGGCTTTGAGGCCACCTCAACGGCAGATCTGATGCAGGCGATGGGGCTTTCCAAAAGCAGCCTGTATCAAAAATTTGGCTCCAAGCAACAATTATTCGAGCAGTGCCTGGATCTTTACATCAAAAATGAAAATGCTATCTTCCATGAGTGCATCGAAAATGCGTCATCTGCGAAAGCAGCCATCCTTGAGATGACCCGGTTAATTGCCTTTCCTGCCGAGCAAAGCAAAAACTCAAAGGGCTGCTTCTTTGTAAACTCGATCTGTGAGCTGTCCGAAGACAGCACGGCTAAGCTTGTTTCCTCACGAATCGCAAAAGAGATGGAGAGGACACGCCAGGCGATCGAAGGCCTGTTAGCTCAGGCCCAGAGTGAGGGAGAGATGTGTAACACCAAGTCCCCTAAAGAGCTTTCCTCTTTATTGATGACTTTCATTATCGGGCTAAAAGTCATCAATAAGATGGAAGCCAGCCCAGAGACGGTAAACTCCCTGGTTGAACAGATCCACGAAATCCTAGCATAA
- a CDS encoding DHA2 family efflux MFS transporter permease subunit has protein sequence MSKAFDSQSNFIPWLVTSILTLVTAVEILDMTIVSVSLKDMGGALGATQEQISWTVTSYVVMSAIVMPLSGFLTARLGRIKLLLAVVVGFGIFSMLCGLSTSLEEMIIFRGFQGAFGALMAPISQSIITELFMEKDKSKLGAAMGIYGMGVMAAPVFGPIMGGYLTENVSWHWDFFVNIPIIMLVLPLLVVFIKDTEKQPKNIDWYGLLLMSLCIGAFQVTLDQGASKDWFDSNLIVILSGVSLVSFIVFLLRGIKLGPQNIINLNLFRDRLFTGSSIILMFFVMIAVGLVTWLPQFLQTLLGYPAFSAGEAISVRGIFGIVGMMLVSALIRKVPAYLLVITGLVLTACSSYLMMTSFSLLVNDSVLFVPNILQGLAIGFIFLPLMELAFQGFSSKDRDEASGLFNSARSIGSSIGVSIMATINVSLTQVNWNELGGQLSPLNPNLRNWLHAQGYSLSNLQDVALLQNMLGSQSAMIAFNDILFFTMLLSLLMIPMAFLLKKPGGWFRVEQGHEEGIALH, from the coding sequence ATGAGCAAGGCATTTGACTCACAGAGTAATTTTATTCCCTGGTTGGTCACTAGCATACTGACTTTGGTGACAGCCGTAGAAATTCTCGACATGACCATAGTCTCTGTATCACTAAAGGATATGGGAGGTGCCCTGGGAGCGACTCAGGAGCAGATCAGCTGGACGGTGACTTCTTATGTGGTCATGTCTGCCATCGTCATGCCCCTGAGTGGTTTTTTAACCGCACGACTGGGTCGTATAAAGTTACTACTCGCAGTGGTGGTTGGTTTTGGGATTTTCTCTATGCTGTGTGGTTTATCCACAAGTCTTGAAGAGATGATTATTTTTCGTGGGTTTCAGGGAGCCTTTGGCGCCCTGATGGCACCGATATCTCAATCGATCATCACTGAGTTATTCATGGAGAAGGATAAATCAAAGCTGGGAGCTGCCATGGGGATCTATGGTATGGGCGTGATGGCGGCGCCAGTCTTTGGACCGATCATGGGAGGTTACCTGACTGAAAATGTCAGTTGGCACTGGGATTTTTTCGTGAATATCCCGATCATCATGCTGGTTCTGCCCCTGCTGGTCGTCTTCATTAAGGACACAGAAAAGCAGCCCAAGAATATCGATTGGTATGGGTTACTCCTCATGAGCCTTTGTATCGGTGCGTTTCAGGTCACCCTGGATCAAGGAGCCTCCAAAGATTGGTTTGACTCGAACCTCATCGTAATTCTATCTGGAGTTTCGCTCGTTAGCTTCATTGTGTTTTTGCTCCGGGGAATCAAATTAGGCCCGCAGAACATCATAAACCTCAACCTGTTCAGAGACAGACTTTTTACCGGCTCCTCTATTATTTTGATGTTCTTTGTCATGATTGCGGTCGGGCTGGTCACCTGGTTGCCCCAGTTTTTACAAACCTTGTTGGGGTACCCGGCATTTAGTGCCGGTGAGGCGATATCTGTGCGTGGTATCTTTGGGATTGTTGGCATGATGCTTGTGTCAGCTCTGATCCGTAAAGTACCAGCCTATCTTCTGGTCATCACAGGATTGGTACTCACCGCCTGTAGCTCTTATCTTATGATGACCAGTTTTTCACTGCTGGTGAATGATTCTGTGTTGTTTGTTCCAAATATACTCCAGGGGCTGGCAATCGGCTTTATTTTCCTACCCTTGATGGAGCTGGCGTTTCAGGGATTCTCATCGAAGGACAGGGATGAAGCTTCAGGGCTTTTTAATTCAGCACGAAGTATAGGGAGTTCAATCGGAGTCTCCATCATGGCAACCATCAATGTTAGCCTGACTCAGGTGAACTGGAATGAGCTTGGGGGTCAGCTATCTCCGCTTAATCCAAACCTGAGAAACTGGCTTCACGCCCAGGGGTATTCGCTCTCTAACTTACAGGATGTCGCGCTGCTGCAGAACATGCTCGGCTCCCAGTCTGCGATGATCGCCTTTAACGATATACTCTTCTTCACCATGCTACTGTCACTGCTGATGATCCCCATGGCATTTTTACTGAAAAAGCCAGGGGGTTGGTTTAGGGTAGAGCAGGGGCATGAAGAGGGAATAGCGCTCCATTAG
- a CDS encoding HlyD family secretion protein, with the protein MKKKVFIAVIALVVVGCLAFYWRYSSLHPSTDNAYIKAHVDQISSQVSGQVSSVEVSDHQEVTKGQLLFTLDSRPFEIAVTKAKAELDLTRQNIQSMQAQILSDKAMVRERESQLQLAQKNNDRILALVAAGQSPVSAKDDAQTRLAVAQSSLKVARQALDKTQVELGNPGDMNAQLRQAKAVLAQAELDLQHTRVLAPADGTIEKLSLRAGDAITEMQPQFVVIESKNWWVDANFKETDLSKIRVGQSVDVELDLYPGLKLHGKVADISDGSGSSFSILPPENATGNWVKVTQRFPVKIKFTQSLPVSKPLRMGASANVTVNASKA; encoded by the coding sequence ATGAAAAAGAAAGTGTTCATTGCAGTCATTGCACTGGTGGTCGTGGGGTGTCTGGCATTTTACTGGCGCTATTCTTCTCTTCATCCAAGTACTGACAATGCGTATATAAAAGCCCATGTCGATCAGATCTCCAGCCAGGTGTCGGGGCAGGTTTCATCGGTTGAGGTTTCTGATCATCAAGAGGTAACCAAAGGGCAGCTGTTATTTACACTGGATTCCCGGCCGTTTGAGATTGCGGTAACCAAGGCAAAGGCTGAACTGGATCTCACTCGGCAGAATATCCAGTCGATGCAGGCACAGATCCTCAGTGATAAGGCGATGGTCCGGGAGAGAGAATCACAGCTGCAGTTAGCGCAAAAAAATAACGACAGGATCCTTGCCCTAGTGGCGGCAGGACAGAGTCCTGTCTCAGCAAAAGACGATGCCCAGACTAGGCTCGCGGTTGCTCAGTCCAGCTTAAAAGTGGCCAGGCAAGCTTTGGATAAGACTCAGGTTGAGCTTGGTAACCCGGGAGATATGAATGCCCAGCTCCGTCAGGCGAAAGCGGTATTGGCCCAAGCTGAATTAGATTTACAGCATACCCGGGTTTTGGCTCCTGCAGATGGAACCATAGAAAAGCTCAGCCTCAGAGCCGGGGATGCGATTACTGAAATGCAGCCCCAATTCGTGGTGATTGAGTCTAAAAATTGGTGGGTTGATGCAAACTTCAAGGAAACTGACTTATCTAAGATCAGGGTGGGTCAGTCCGTTGATGTTGAACTGGATCTCTATCCCGGGCTCAAGCTTCACGGAAAAGTTGCAGACATCAGTGATGGAAGTGGCTCAAGCTTCTCCATTTTGCCACCCGAGAATGCGACCGGAAACTGGGTCAAGGTGACTCAGAGATTCCCGGTAAAAATTAAGTTTACCCAGTCACTGCCTGTTTCCAAGCCGTTACGTATGGGGGCCAGTGCCAATGTGACCGTCAATGCATCCAAGGCTTAA
- a CDS encoding M29 family metallopeptidase, with amino-acid sequence MKSQSIYNMYECLKNHPAISEKVKQGNNIRVLIGSDEENMQLSLAISESCHLKNISSVNVINLSLSPSDYVEEQIDSSDIYIFIYSSATLKKPMPKGPSFIVELKNVLSRTWKKSVIFKDYGVYFDTAFQEGPDTIRAINNDLICLSGAAKKLSYHDGYGGKITGTLDDEAKWTSIDGFGNPDVVPGEIATRIKDLSGEICFSGTFLSTVPFAIKYGVVDELMMLKVEASKVVDFHTNNHQFRDDFMKYLNHNQGNSIIEEFGIGTNIGIKELYGRNAGFEERHPGLHLGLGGGISGSHHLDLIFSRGSLSFDDSTFFKNGQFIYN; translated from the coding sequence ATGAAGAGCCAAAGTATTTATAACATGTATGAATGCTTAAAGAATCATCCAGCCATCTCAGAAAAGGTAAAGCAAGGTAATAACATCAGAGTTCTCATAGGTTCAGATGAAGAGAATATGCAGTTGTCTTTAGCTATTTCTGAATCATGTCACTTGAAAAATATATCCAGTGTTAATGTCATTAATTTGTCTCTATCTCCCTCCGATTATGTTGAAGAGCAGATTGATTCATCAGATATTTACATCTTTATATACTCTTCGGCAACACTTAAAAAACCTATGCCCAAGGGCCCGTCATTCATTGTTGAACTCAAAAACGTTTTGTCTCGAACATGGAAGAAGTCTGTGATCTTTAAAGATTATGGCGTCTATTTTGATACCGCATTTCAAGAGGGGCCAGATACGATTAGAGCTATCAATAATGATCTGATTTGCTTATCTGGAGCGGCAAAAAAGCTATCTTACCATGATGGTTATGGAGGGAAAATTACAGGGACATTAGATGATGAGGCAAAATGGACATCTATTGATGGCTTTGGAAATCCGGATGTAGTTCCAGGAGAGATTGCCACAAGAATAAAAGATTTATCTGGTGAGATATGCTTTAGCGGTACATTTTTAAGCACCGTGCCTTTTGCGATAAAATATGGTGTCGTTGATGAATTAATGATGCTGAAAGTTGAGGCTAGTAAGGTGGTTGATTTTCATACGAACAATCATCAATTCAGAGATGACTTCATGAAGTATCTTAACCACAACCAGGGTAACTCAATCATTGAAGAGTTTGGGATAGGAACCAATATCGGCATAAAAGAGCTCTACGGAAGAAATGCGGGTTTTGAGGAGAGACATCCTGGATTACACCTTGGGCTTGGCGGAGGGATCTCAGGCAGCCATCATTTGGACCTTATATTTTCAAGAGGCAGCCTCTCCTTTGATGATTCTACTTTTTTCAAAAATGGCCAATTTATTTATAACTAA
- a CDS encoding lipoprotein NlpI (lipoprotein that appears to be involved in cell division; interacts with the periplasmic protease Prc and may be activated by protease processing), which translates to MSDYPPMALPLQSTQQDQWAVFQLGHLLAQKDLEQVEQARLHYERGVIWDRLGQGALALVDFNRSLRLRPDFADVHFSLGLYLLQNNKIPQSYDEFDSAIELNPDEFEVYLQRGVALLYGRRPQLAIDDFQWLLNHHPYFAEAALWRYLARYKDDPDRAIQELKSWQQNSQSKGLVLSLSHYYLGELPHRELLTQSVALSSNNRTLAEHLCASYFYLGKYQQLKGNNQLANYFFRLAIAQNSYAQPTHRYALLELALNQPKVGLKDPKLK; encoded by the coding sequence GTGAGCGACTACCCACCGATGGCCCTGCCTCTTCAATCGACCCAACAGGATCAGTGGGCGGTCTTCCAGCTGGGTCACCTGCTGGCTCAAAAAGATCTGGAGCAGGTTGAGCAGGCAAGGCTGCATTACGAGCGCGGGGTGATCTGGGATAGACTGGGGCAGGGGGCCCTGGCTCTGGTCGACTTTAATCGCTCCCTGAGGCTGCGCCCGGATTTTGCCGATGTGCATTTTAGCCTTGGCCTCTACCTGCTGCAAAATAATAAGATCCCTCAATCCTATGATGAGTTTGACTCGGCGATTGAACTGAATCCCGACGAATTTGAGGTCTATCTGCAGCGAGGGGTGGCTCTTCTCTATGGTCGACGCCCCCAGCTGGCGATCGACGATTTCCAGTGGCTTTTGAATCATCACCCCTATTTTGCGGAAGCCGCCCTGTGGCGTTATCTGGCTCGCTATAAAGATGATCCTGACAGGGCGATTCAAGAGCTAAAGAGCTGGCAGCAAAACAGCCAAAGTAAGGGACTGGTGCTCTCTTTGAGTCACTACTACCTGGGTGAGTTGCCACATCGGGAGCTGCTCACTCAGAGTGTGGCCCTGTCGAGTAACAACCGGACCCTGGCCGAGCATCTGTGTGCCAGTTACTTTTACCTTGGGAAATATCAGCAACTTAAAGGAAACAATCAATTAGCTAACTACTTTTTCAGGTTGGCGATTGCACAAAACTCCTATGCCCAGCCGACTCACCGCTACGCCTTGCTGGAGTTGGCACTGAACCAGCCAAAAGTCGGATTAAAAGATCCTAAGTTGAAGTGA
- the mprA gene encoding MprA protease, GlyGly-CTERM protein-sorting domain-containing form, with the protein MSGGVFQRWIAIALLAAGLLGCSSRGGK; encoded by the coding sequence ATGTCAGGAGGTGTATTCCAGCGCTGGATCGCGATTGCCCTGTTAGCGGCGGGCCTTTTAGGCTGCAGCTCCCGGGGGGGAAAGTGA
- a CDS encoding rhodanese-like domain-containing protein — MQHSEGFLSLVNRVRPCVREVDVHWVKARYPEGEFVLLDVREADELRSGKLPGATHLGKGVIERDIEQLFPDKETPLVLYCGGGFRSILAADNLNKMGYQQVISMDGGFRGWKEAGYPIENPS, encoded by the coding sequence ATGCAACATAGCGAAGGTTTTTTATCCCTGGTTAATAGGGTTCGCCCCTGTGTTCGTGAGGTGGATGTTCACTGGGTAAAGGCAAGATATCCTGAGGGCGAGTTTGTATTGCTGGATGTTCGTGAGGCGGATGAACTCCGGTCCGGCAAGCTTCCGGGTGCCACTCACCTTGGAAAAGGGGTGATCGAGCGCGACATTGAGCAGCTGTTTCCTGACAAAGAAACCCCTCTGGTGCTCTACTGCGGTGGCGGCTTTCGCTCCATCCTGGCGGCGGATAATCTCAACAAGATGGGGTATCAGCAGGTGATCAGCATGGATGGTGGTTTTCGCGGCTGGAAGGAGGCGGGCTACCCGATTGAAAACCCAAGCTAA
- the secF gene encoding protein translocase subunit SecF translates to MFQILKPGRTIPFMRFAVPASVFSLILVVLAVASICIKGFNWGLDFTGGTVIEISFSHAADLPGVREVLKEKGVDALVQNYGTSRDIMIRMAPSKDLKAAQQGQQLMDAVQSKYPSATLKQMEFVGPSVGKQLAWQGGLAVLVALLCILMYVSMRFEWRLALGAVLALAHDVIITVGIFSFFHIEFDLTVLAAVLTVVGYSLNDTIVVFDRVRENFRRLRKGDSVRIIDVSMTETLSRTLITSATTLVVVISLYVWGGAMIHNFSLLLVIGIGFGTYSSIYVASAFAMFLGVKREHLMPPKVEKEGADLP, encoded by the coding sequence ATGTTTCAGATTTTGAAGCCAGGCCGGACTATCCCTTTTATGAGGTTTGCGGTTCCGGCGTCGGTATTCTCTTTGATTTTGGTGGTACTGGCTGTTGCCAGTATCTGTATCAAGGGATTTAACTGGGGTCTTGATTTCACCGGTGGTACCGTCATCGAGATAAGCTTCAGCCATGCGGCTGATCTGCCGGGGGTGCGTGAGGTACTTAAGGAGAAGGGTGTTGATGCCCTGGTGCAGAACTATGGCACCAGCCGTGACATTATGATCCGGATGGCCCCGAGCAAAGACCTCAAGGCAGCCCAACAGGGTCAGCAGCTGATGGATGCGGTGCAGAGTAAGTATCCCTCTGCAACCCTCAAGCAGATGGAGTTTGTTGGCCCATCCGTGGGTAAACAACTTGCCTGGCAGGGTGGACTCGCGGTTCTGGTGGCTCTGTTGTGTATCCTGATGTATGTCTCGATGCGCTTTGAGTGGCGTCTGGCGCTGGGAGCCGTATTGGCCCTGGCCCACGACGTGATCATCACTGTGGGGATCTTCTCGTTCTTCCATATCGAGTTTGATCTCACGGTGCTGGCCGCCGTACTGACCGTGGTGGGTTACTCACTCAACGATACCATAGTGGTATTCGACCGGGTGCGGGAGAACTTCCGGCGTCTGCGTAAGGGCGACTCGGTGCGGATCATCGATGTATCGATGACCGAGACCCTGAGCCGGACCCTGATCACCTCGGCAACGACTCTGGTGGTGGTGATCTCCCTGTATGTCTGGGGCGGCGCCATGATCCACAACTTCTCACTCTTGTTGGTGATCGGTATCGGTTTTGGTACCTACTCATCCATCTATGTGGCAAGTGCCTTTGCCATGTTCCTGGGTGTGAAGCGCGAACACCTGATGCCGCCTAAGGTTGAGAAAGAAGGGGCCGATCTGCCTTAG
- the secD gene encoding protein translocase subunit SecD, which translates to MLNRYPLWKYLLVLFVIVIGFLYAAPNLYGEDPALQVSNSHGDALQVQSLDQIKDVLEKDKIPFKSVSFDDSQILVRFHDTDDQLKAQGVVAKALGSNYVVALNLAPATPAWLKAIGGSPMKLGLDLRGGIHFQMQVDMNEAINKTLAQTVQDFRTDLRTERIRYSGIRQQKDQIYLQFRNEESRTKAMSYLREHYRDFLFTEANQGGRFAMTAAMTQKKLQETQEYALQQNITIIRNRVNELGVSEPLVQRQGADRIIVELPGVQDATRAKEILGATATLEFRMVDENADPAAAAAGQVPPGDQLLYNKNDQPVVLKKQVILTGNHITDAQSAFDEYSRPQVSIKLDGSGGNRMSEFTKDNVGKAMATVFIQYKPVGKPKAGEKPKFKKVEEVINVATIQSRLGRNFRITGLENINEAHNLALLLRAGALIAPIQIIGESTIGPSLGQQNIKHGFQAMVYGTLILLVFMMIYYRKFGLIANLAVLCNLVLIVGAMSLIPGATMTLPGIAGMVLTMGMAVDANVLIFERIREELNAGRGIQQAISLGYERAFSTIADANVTTLISAVILFAIGTGSVKGFAVTLMIGIAASMFTAITGTRAIVNLIWGGKRVKSLSI; encoded by the coding sequence GTGCTAAACAGATATCCGCTGTGGAAGTACCTGTTGGTGTTGTTTGTCATCGTCATCGGGTTTCTTTACGCAGCTCCGAACCTCTATGGAGAGGATCCTGCCCTGCAGGTCTCCAACTCCCACGGAGATGCACTGCAGGTGCAGTCGCTGGATCAGATCAAAGATGTGCTTGAGAAGGATAAGATCCCGTTCAAGAGCGTCAGTTTTGATGATTCCCAGATCCTGGTTCGGTTTCATGACACTGACGATCAGCTCAAGGCTCAGGGCGTTGTTGCCAAGGCGCTTGGGAGCAACTATGTAGTTGCTCTCAACCTGGCACCGGCAACACCAGCCTGGCTCAAGGCGATCGGTGGCAGTCCGATGAAGCTCGGACTCGATCTGCGTGGTGGGATCCACTTCCAGATGCAGGTCGATATGAATGAGGCGATCAATAAGACCCTTGCTCAGACTGTTCAGGATTTCAGGACCGACCTGAGAACAGAGCGAATTCGTTATTCCGGCATTCGCCAGCAGAAGGATCAGATCTATCTGCAGTTCCGTAATGAAGAATCCCGCACCAAGGCGATGAGCTACCTGCGTGAGCATTACCGGGATTTCCTGTTTACTGAGGCGAATCAGGGCGGCCGTTTTGCTATGACGGCGGCGATGACTCAGAAAAAGCTGCAGGAAACCCAGGAATATGCGCTGCAGCAGAACATCACCATTATCCGTAACCGGGTCAACGAGTTGGGGGTTTCCGAGCCACTGGTTCAGCGCCAGGGCGCCGATCGGATTATCGTTGAATTACCAGGGGTTCAGGATGCTACCCGTGCCAAGGAGATCCTCGGTGCGACCGCAACCCTTGAGTTCCGGATGGTGGATGAGAATGCCGATCCGGCTGCAGCTGCAGCGGGCCAGGTACCTCCGGGTGATCAACTGCTGTATAACAAGAATGACCAGCCGGTTGTTCTGAAAAAGCAGGTGATCCTGACGGGTAACCACATCACTGATGCTCAGTCTGCCTTTGATGAGTACAGCCGACCTCAGGTTAGTATCAAGCTTGATGGTAGTGGCGGAAACCGCATGTCCGAGTTCACCAAGGACAACGTCGGTAAGGCGATGGCGACCGTGTTTATTCAGTACAAGCCGGTTGGCAAGCCAAAAGCGGGTGAGAAGCCTAAGTTCAAGAAGGTGGAAGAGGTGATCAACGTGGCGACCATTCAGTCACGTCTGGGGCGCAACTTCCGGATCACCGGCCTTGAGAACATCAATGAAGCTCACAACCTGGCGCTGCTGTTGCGTGCCGGTGCTCTGATCGCACCGATCCAGATCATTGGTGAAAGCACAATCGGTCCAAGCCTGGGTCAGCAGAACATCAAGCACGGTTTTCAGGCCATGGTTTATGGCACCCTGATCCTGCTGGTGTTCATGATGATCTACTATCGTAAGTTTGGCCTCATCGCCAACCTGGCGGTCTTGTGCAACCTGGTGCTGATTGTGGGAGCCATGTCTCTCATTCCGGGGGCGACCATGACACTGCCTGGCATTGCCGGTATGGTCCTGACCATGGGGATGGCGGTTGACGCCAACGTCCTGATCTTCGAGCGAATACGCGAGGAGCTCAATGCCGGGCGGGGAATCCAGCAGGCGATTAGTTTGGGGTATGAACGAGCCTTCTCGACCATCGCCGATGCGAACGTGACCACGCTGATCTCAGCGGTGATCCTGTTTGCCATAGGTACCGGCTCGGTGAAGGGCTTTGCGGTGACCCTGATGATCGGTATTGCGGCTTCCATGTTTACTGCAATCACAGGTACACGTGCCATTGTTAACCTCATCTGGGGTGGCAAGCGCGTGAAATCTCTGTCTATTTAA
- the yajC gene encoding preprotein translocase subunit YajC, with translation MSLSSFFGVSAAHAAGEAGQPAGGGFQMIIILVIFAAIFYFMIYRPQSKRAKEHKNLMSSLSKGDEVLTSGGLVGKIVKITDTGFVVLSLDEQTKITIKRDFVTAVLPKGSIQSM, from the coding sequence ATGTCTTTAAGCAGCTTTTTTGGGGTTAGTGCAGCCCATGCCGCGGGAGAAGCGGGTCAGCCGGCAGGTGGTGGATTTCAGATGATCATCATCCTGGTGATCTTTGCTGCGATCTTCTACTTCATGATCTACCGCCCCCAGTCCAAGCGTGCCAAGGAGCATAAAAACCTGATGTCATCCTTGTCTAAGGGTGATGAGGTACTCACCTCAGGTGGTTTGGTAGGTAAGATCGTTAAGATCACTGACACGGGTTTTGTTGTTCTGTCTCTGGATGAGCAGACCAAGATCACCATCAAGCGTGACTTTGTTACCGCGGTACTGCCTAAGGGTTCTATCCAGTCTATGTAA